In Salinigranum marinum, one DNA window encodes the following:
- a CDS encoding DUF3179 domain-containing (seleno)protein gives MDDSRAPTRRRLLAVLAAGVTGAFAGCATDAPRAADGETAVTATPRPSPTAPDRGAFAVDGTPVPVEERDSLGEWGLPSTICRAEIVEDTGIRAIVEPVFGDSWEEIAVEERYRMGFEVGDGLTDDSYVIGVTSADGDQARAYPLSVVWWHEIVNDSLDGPLLVTFCPICQSGMVAERLVDGEPTVFGVTGQLWQPPRIYTETAKTDGRVFGASATDGEAEVRNSGNLVLYDGRTRSYWSQLLARAICGEREGDRLTIRPSTVVRWGEWRADHPETDVLLPPPHSTVM, from the coding sequence ATGGACGACTCCCGCGCGCCGACCCGCCGTCGACTCCTCGCGGTGCTCGCCGCCGGTGTCACGGGCGCGTTCGCCGGCTGTGCGACCGACGCGCCGCGCGCTGCCGACGGGGAGACGGCGGTGACGGCGACACCGAGGCCGTCGCCGACGGCCCCCGACCGCGGCGCGTTCGCCGTCGACGGAACGCCCGTTCCCGTCGAGGAGCGCGACAGCCTCGGGGAGTGGGGGCTCCCTTCGACGATCTGTCGGGCGGAGATCGTCGAGGACACGGGGATCCGCGCCATCGTCGAACCCGTCTTCGGCGACAGCTGGGAGGAGATCGCGGTCGAAGAGCGGTACCGGATGGGGTTCGAGGTCGGCGACGGCCTCACCGACGACAGCTACGTCATCGGCGTGACGAGCGCCGACGGCGACCAGGCCCGCGCGTACCCGCTGTCGGTGGTCTGGTGGCACGAGATCGTCAACGACAGCCTCGACGGGCCGCTGCTCGTCACGTTCTGTCCGATCTGCCAGTCGGGGATGGTCGCCGAGCGGCTCGTCGACGGCGAGCCGACCGTCTTCGGCGTCACGGGACAGCTCTGGCAACCCCCACGGATCTACACCGAGACCGCGAAAACCGACGGCCGCGTCTTCGGCGCGAGCGCGACCGACGGCGAGGCCGAGGTCCGGAACTCGGGGAACCTCGTCCTCTACGACGGGCGCACGCGAAGCTACTGGAGCCAACTCCTCGCCCGCGCCATCTGCGGCGAGCGCGAGGGCGATCGGCTCACGATCCGCCCCTCGACGGTGGTTCGCTGGGGGGAGTGGCGCGCCGACCATCCGGAGACGGACGTTCTCCTGCCGCCGCCGCACTCGACGGTGATGTGA
- a CDS encoding acetate--CoA ligase family protein, translated as MSVDAPALAPLFDPDSVAVVGASPDSFYAGNLIDNLLDYGFDGSLYPVNPKREEVWDRPCYDSIDDVPETVDLVVVSVPRDYVVDVVRSAGERGVPVALVVAAGFGEADERGAELEAELAATAAEVGIRVVGPNCIGVMAARGATLTATCSREPEPGSIGLVSQSGALAFTTFFERAADDDVHFSHIVSTGNEADLTTSDYVAYLAAQETVDVVCAYVEGLTDPERFMRVAEAATRAGTPVLTVKIGQSDVAEAATLSHTGSLTGDDDAWEAAFRQTGVQRVPDIPDLLSRASAHATDDAPEGGRVAVASTSGGLASLLADLADERGLALPDITGETEETLLEMDELLTFGAFHNPADIRGYGAEVLPEIADTLFADESFDAYVFAIGLSAVDERAARVAGDLQAIVDRTDDPVFVLWTGRKEPDDPTETPPYARLRRSIPVYEDPGRCMDAVASTVDAAAARDRLAERPTRPELDERLDDPAVDPPRGRVLTWAESEALLAAFDVPVVETHLATTADDAVAAAEAVGYPVVLKIDSPALPHRTDVGAVRVGVDSAEGVRDAFGEITEAARASAPTEAIEGVLVQPMVDDGVEAIAGVSPDEVFGSLVTVGPGGVLVEALNDSAVLVPPFSRDDAREAVETTALADLLADRRGGPALSLDGLVELLVNVGDLATTVEAVAELDLNPILVTDDGPVAVDALIRTRE; from the coding sequence ATGTCAGTCGACGCCCCAGCTCTCGCCCCCCTGTTCGATCCAGACTCCGTCGCCGTCGTCGGCGCGAGTCCGGACTCGTTTTACGCCGGCAACCTCATCGACAACCTCCTCGACTACGGCTTCGACGGCTCGCTGTACCCCGTGAACCCGAAGCGCGAGGAGGTGTGGGATCGGCCCTGCTACGATTCGATCGACGACGTGCCCGAGACCGTCGATCTCGTCGTCGTCAGCGTCCCCCGCGACTACGTCGTCGACGTCGTTCGCTCGGCGGGCGAACGCGGCGTCCCCGTGGCGCTCGTCGTCGCCGCCGGCTTCGGCGAGGCGGACGAGCGCGGGGCCGAACTCGAGGCCGAACTCGCCGCGACTGCCGCCGAGGTCGGGATCCGCGTCGTCGGGCCGAACTGCATCGGCGTGATGGCGGCCCGCGGCGCGACGCTGACCGCGACGTGTTCCCGCGAGCCCGAGCCGGGATCGATCGGCCTCGTCAGTCAGTCCGGTGCGCTCGCGTTTACCACCTTCTTCGAGCGCGCCGCGGACGACGACGTCCACTTCAGCCACATCGTCTCGACCGGCAACGAGGCCGACCTCACCACCAGCGACTACGTCGCCTACCTCGCCGCCCAGGAGACGGTCGACGTCGTCTGCGCGTACGTCGAGGGGCTGACCGACCCCGAGCGGTTCATGCGCGTCGCCGAGGCCGCGACCCGCGCCGGAACGCCCGTCCTCACCGTGAAGATCGGCCAGTCGGACGTCGCCGAGGCCGCGACCCTCTCACACACCGGGTCGCTCACGGGCGACGACGACGCCTGGGAGGCGGCGTTCCGACAGACCGGCGTCCAGCGCGTCCCGGACATCCCCGACCTGCTCTCGCGGGCCAGCGCACACGCGACGGACGACGCCCCCGAGGGCGGCCGCGTCGCCGTCGCGTCGACCAGTGGCGGGCTGGCGAGCCTGCTCGCCGATCTGGCCGACGAACGCGGACTCGCGCTCCCGGACATCACCGGCGAGACCGAGGAAACGCTGCTGGAGATGGACGAACTGCTCACGTTCGGCGCGTTCCACAACCCCGCCGACATCCGTGGCTACGGCGCCGAGGTGCTCCCCGAGATCGCCGACACGCTGTTCGCCGACGAGTCGTTCGACGCCTACGTCTTCGCCATCGGCCTCTCGGCCGTGGACGAACGGGCCGCCCGCGTCGCGGGCGACCTCCAAGCCATCGTCGACCGCACCGACGACCCGGTGTTCGTCCTCTGGACCGGGCGGAAAGAGCCCGACGACCCAACCGAGACCCCGCCGTACGCCCGGCTTCGGCGGTCGATTCCCGTGTACGAGGATCCCGGCCGCTGCATGGACGCGGTCGCCTCGACCGTCGACGCCGCCGCCGCTCGCGACCGACTCGCGGAGCGACCGACCCGACCCGAACTCGACGAGCGGCTCGACGATCCCGCCGTCGACCCGCCGCGCGGGCGCGTCCTCACGTGGGCCGAGAGCGAGGCCCTGCTCGCGGCGTTCGACGTCCCGGTCGTGGAGACGCACCTCGCGACGACCGCGGACGACGCCGTTGCCGCCGCGGAGGCGGTCGGCTACCCGGTCGTCCTCAAGATCGACTCACCCGCGCTCCCACACCGGACCGACGTCGGTGCCGTCCGGGTCGGCGTCGACTCCGCCGAAGGGGTCCGCGACGCCTTCGGGGAGATCACGGAGGCCGCCCGGGCCAGCGCCCCCACCGAGGCGATCGAGGGCGTGCTCGTCCAGCCGATGGTCGACGACGGCGTCGAGGCCATCGCGGGCGTCTCGCCGGACGAGGTGTTCGGCTCGCTCGTGACGGTCGGCCCCGGCGGCGTCCTGGTCGAGGCGCTGAACGACAGCGCGGTGTTGGTGCCGCCGTTCTCGCGGGACGACGCGCGGGAGGCGGTCGAGACGACGGCGCTCGCGGACCTCCTCGCCGACCGACGCGGCGGGCCCGCGCTCTCGCTCGACGGGCTCGTCGAGTTGCTCGTGAACGTCGGCGACCTGGCCACGACGGTCGAGGCGGTCGCCGAACTCGACCTCAACCCGATCCTCGTGACCGACGACGGGCCAGTCGCCGTCGACGCGCTGATCAGAACCCGCGAGTGA